One Orrella dioscoreae genomic window carries:
- a CDS encoding methyl-accepting chemotaxis protein: MRKNLPVYDNEVLVREDQYLISRTDTKGIITYANPAFVAISGFALSELLGSPHNIVRHPDMPPAAYADMWETLTSGASWGGVVKNRCKDGSFYWVLATVTPIIEEGEITGYTSVRVQPAREQVEAAEALYARINGGTARGVRLHRGKVEATGLRRLGGVLAFPFQSGLRSRLFRQATLSSALFAGACAAGLAQAWDSLGTTSAGLLVGATVAGIAVIYLHSLRLGRSVLAPLRDAAGVARQIAAGNLAMRIDHEGTDEVARLQFYLDMMRKSLLGIAHDVYRGIAGTTQAAGGILQGNTDLSRRTEEQAASLEQTAASMEELTSTVRQNADSARQANALAATSMEVARRGGQAVGRVVDTMQGISQSSNKIAEIVTIIEGIAFQTNILALNAAVEAARAGESGKGFAVVAGEVRSLAQKSAQAAKEIKGLIEDSVQRVGEGSTQASEAGDTMQEIVDSVRRVTDIISEISAASDEQSTGIEQVNRVVAQMDGVTQQNAALVQQLGGTVTELSSQAQELRNAIRVFRIESRQQ, translated from the coding sequence GTGCGCAAGAATTTGCCTGTCTATGACAATGAAGTGCTGGTCCGCGAAGACCAGTACCTGATCTCCCGAACCGATACCAAAGGCATCATCACCTACGCGAATCCCGCGTTCGTGGCCATCAGCGGCTTTGCGTTGAGCGAATTGCTCGGTTCGCCGCACAACATCGTGCGTCATCCCGATATGCCGCCGGCAGCCTATGCCGACATGTGGGAGACGCTGACGTCTGGCGCCTCGTGGGGCGGCGTGGTCAAGAATCGCTGCAAGGACGGCAGCTTCTACTGGGTGCTGGCCACGGTCACCCCGATCATCGAGGAAGGCGAGATCACGGGCTATACCTCCGTGCGCGTGCAACCCGCCCGTGAGCAGGTCGAGGCCGCTGAAGCCTTGTATGCCCGCATCAATGGCGGCACGGCGCGCGGCGTGCGGCTGCACCGAGGCAAGGTCGAGGCCACCGGCTTGCGCCGCCTGGGCGGCGTGCTGGCCTTTCCCTTCCAGTCAGGGCTGCGCAGCCGCCTGTTTCGCCAGGCGACGCTGTCGTCGGCCTTGTTCGCCGGCGCTTGCGCCGCTGGCCTGGCGCAAGCCTGGGACAGCCTGGGCACGACGTCGGCAGGCCTGCTGGTGGGCGCCACGGTTGCCGGTATCGCCGTGATCTATCTCCATTCGCTGCGCCTGGGACGTTCGGTGCTGGCGCCCCTGCGCGATGCCGCAGGCGTGGCGCGCCAGATTGCCGCGGGCAACCTGGCCATGCGCATCGATCACGAGGGCACCGACGAGGTCGCCCGCCTTCAGTTCTACCTGGACATGATGCGCAAGAGCCTGCTGGGCATCGCGCATGACGTCTATCGCGGCATTGCCGGCACCACGCAGGCCGCCGGCGGCATCCTGCAGGGCAACACCGATCTGTCGCGCCGTACCGAGGAGCAGGCGGCGTCGCTGGAGCAGACTGCCGCCAGCATGGAAGAGTTGACCTCGACGGTGCGCCAGAACGCAGACAGCGCACGCCAGGCCAACGCGCTGGCCGCCACCAGCATGGAAGTCGCCCGGCGCGGCGGCCAGGCGGTGGGGCGCGTGGTGGACACCATGCAGGGCATCTCGCAGAGTTCGAACAAGATTGCCGAGATCGTCACGATCATCGAAGGCATTGCCTTCCAGACCAACATCCTGGCGTTGAATGCCGCGGTCGAGGCGGCGCGCGCGGGCGAGTCCGGCAAGGGCTTCGCGGTGGTCGCGGGCGAGGTGCGCAGCCTGGCGCAAAAGAGCGCGCAGGCGGCCAAGGAGATCAAGGGTCTCATCGAGGATTCGGTCCAGCGCGTGGGCGAAGGCTCGACGCAGGCATCCGAAGCGGGCGACACGATGCAGGAAATCGTGGATTCGGTGCGCCGCGTGACGGACATCATCAGCGAGATCTCCGCGGCGTCCGACGAGCAATCGACAGGCATCGAGCAGGTCAACCGCGTGGTCGCGCAGATGGACGGCGTCACGCAGCAGAATGCCGCGCTGGTCCAGCAACTGGGCGGCACGGTGACCGAGCTGTCGAGCCAGGCCCAGGAGCTGCGCAACGCCATCCGGGTGTTCCGGATCGAGTCTCGCCAGCAGTAA
- the flgK gene encoding flagellar hook-associated protein FlgK, which produces MNLYNLGLSGLTASQARLNTTGHNIANADTEGYNRQRVMVSTAGGTATSAGFFGRGVLVDTVQRSYDGFLYRQLTSAQSHGSALLSFGGQIAQVNNLLADRTVGVAPALQKFFEGTQAVASAPADPAARQEMIGQANNLVTQINEANRFLQNQREGLNTQISTTVDQINSYVARIEDLNKQITTAKASSNGQPPNDLYDQRDQLVAELNILAKVNVSEQGDNFNLTIGNGQAVLSGGKQYPLQAVASADDPSRTVVAFTTPGTAGQTITVELQDGMLDGGQLGGLLKYRAESLDVIQNDLGRMAVGLASAYNAQHRQGLDANGIAGGDFFSLGIPTVKTNANNAGSQEVQVAFADANALTGKDYKVSYDGANYHITRLPENTPMYSGDGSALSATPPQLIDGLQFTLGAGVPQPGDSWVVQPTRNAAADLGLAITDPAKIAAADAEGGSANGKNALALSELQTKKILGNGTLNINEAFAQIVNKVGVQTQQNATAAKAQSNLITQNYAAQQAYSGVNLDEEYVNLDRYQQQYRAASRLIDVGSQLFDTLLGLRS; this is translated from the coding sequence ATGAACCTGTACAACCTCGGACTTTCCGGCTTGACCGCCTCGCAGGCTCGCCTGAATACCACCGGCCACAACATCGCCAATGCCGACACCGAGGGCTACAACCGCCAGCGCGTGATGGTCTCGACTGCTGGCGGCACCGCCACCAGCGCCGGCTTCTTTGGCCGCGGCGTGCTGGTCGACACGGTCCAGCGTTCGTACGACGGTTTCCTGTATCGCCAGCTGACCTCCGCCCAGTCGCACGGGTCGGCGCTGCTGTCTTTCGGTGGCCAGATCGCGCAGGTCAACAACCTGCTGGCCGACCGTACCGTGGGCGTGGCGCCTGCCCTGCAGAAATTCTTCGAAGGCACGCAAGCCGTGGCGTCGGCGCCCGCCGACCCCGCCGCCCGCCAGGAAATGATCGGACAGGCCAACAATCTGGTCACCCAGATCAATGAGGCCAACCGCTTCCTGCAGAACCAGCGCGAAGGCCTGAACACCCAGATTTCCACGACCGTCGACCAGATCAACAGCTATGTCGCGCGCATCGAGGACCTGAACAAGCAGATCACCACGGCCAAGGCGTCGTCCAACGGCCAGCCGCCCAACGACCTGTATGACCAGCGCGACCAGCTGGTCGCCGAGTTGAACATCCTGGCCAAGGTCAACGTGTCGGAGCAGGGCGACAACTTCAACCTGACCATCGGCAACGGCCAGGCCGTGCTGTCGGGCGGCAAGCAGTACCCGCTGCAAGCCGTCGCCTCGGCCGACGACCCCTCGCGCACCGTCGTGGCGTTCACCACGCCTGGCACCGCGGGCCAGACGATCACGGTCGAGCTGCAGGATGGCATGCTCGACGGCGGCCAGTTGGGCGGCCTGCTGAAGTACCGTGCCGAATCGCTGGACGTCATCCAGAACGACCTGGGCCGCATGGCCGTGGGCCTGGCGTCGGCTTACAACGCGCAGCATCGCCAGGGCCTGGACGCCAACGGTATCGCCGGCGGCGATTTCTTCTCGCTGGGCATCCCCACCGTCAAGACCAATGCCAACAACGCGGGCAGCCAGGAGGTGCAGGTGGCCTTCGCCGACGCCAACGCGCTGACCGGCAAGGACTACAAGGTCAGCTACGATGGCGCGAACTATCACATCACGCGCCTGCCGGAAAACACGCCCATGTATTCGGGCGACGGCTCGGCGCTGAGCGCCACGCCGCCCCAACTGATTGACGGCCTGCAGTTCACGCTGGGGGCCGGCGTGCCGCAACCCGGCGACAGCTGGGTGGTCCAGCCCACGCGCAATGCCGCCGCCGACCTGGGGCTGGCCATTACGGATCCCGCCAAGATCGCCGCCGCGGATGCCGAGGGCGGTTCGGCCAACGGCAAGAACGCCCTGGCGCTGTCGGAACTGCAGACCAAGAAGATTCTGGGCAACGGCACGTTGAACATCAACGAAGCCTTCGCGCAGATCGTGAACAAGGTGGGTGTGCAGACGCAGCAGAACGCCACCGCCGCCAAGGCGCAGAGCAACCTGATCACGCAGAACTACGCTGCCCAGCAGGCGTATTCGGGTGTCAACCTGGACGAAGAGTACGTCAACCTGGATCGCTACCAGCAGCAGTATCGCGCGGCGTCCCGTCTCATCGACGTGGGCAGCCAGTTGTTCGACACCCTGCTGGGCCTGCGCAGCTAA
- the fliQ gene encoding flagellar biosynthesis protein FliQ, whose translation MDSQFVMTLAYQAMKITLAMAGPLLLITLAVGLLISIFQAATQINEMTLSFIPKLLAMCAALVLLGPWLITMMTDYIRQVLQQIPSLVS comes from the coding sequence ATGGATTCCCAATTCGTCATGACGCTCGCCTACCAGGCGATGAAGATCACCCTGGCCATGGCCGGCCCCCTGCTGCTGATCACGCTGGCCGTCGGCCTGCTGATCAGCATCTTCCAGGCCGCCACCCAGATCAATGAAATGACGCTGTCTTTCATTCCCAAGCTGCTGGCCATGTGCGCGGCGCTGGTGCTGCTGGGTCCTTGGCTGATCACCATGATGACGGACTACATCCGCCAGGTGCTCCAGCAGATCCCCAGCCTGGTTTCCTGA
- the fliR gene encoding flagellar biosynthetic protein FliR → MLSFTLEQLYGWLGQFMWPFVRMLALIGTAPLFSESTIPARVKVGLAAMLAMAVSPAIAIPDVSPGSYDAVWLIIQQVLIGISMGLTMRVVFAAVQAAGELVGLQMGLSFASFFDPSMGANTAVLSRLFNVFAMLLFLALDGHLLLLATLVRSFDTLPISAGPLDVNGWGVLTEWGSQILMSGLLLALPLITVLLTGNLAMGILNRTVPQMSVFAVGFPISLTVGLVILMVVLPQTTPFIERMIMSGFETMSRVVDGLAGR, encoded by the coding sequence ATGCTGTCCTTCACGCTCGAACAGCTTTATGGCTGGCTGGGCCAGTTCATGTGGCCTTTCGTGCGCATGCTGGCGCTGATCGGCACCGCGCCGCTGTTCAGCGAATCCACGATTCCCGCCCGCGTCAAAGTCGGCCTGGCCGCCATGCTGGCCATGGCCGTCTCGCCGGCCATAGCCATCCCCGACGTTTCCCCCGGCTCCTATGACGCGGTCTGGCTGATCATCCAGCAGGTGCTCATCGGCATCTCGATGGGCCTGACCATGCGCGTGGTCTTCGCCGCCGTGCAGGCGGCCGGCGAGCTGGTCGGCCTGCAGATGGGCCTGTCCTTCGCCTCGTTCTTCGACCCCTCCATGGGCGCCAACACGGCCGTGCTCTCGCGTCTCTTCAACGTCTTCGCCATGTTGTTGTTCCTGGCGCTGGACGGCCACCTGCTGCTGTTGGCCACGCTCGTGCGCTCCTTCGACACCCTGCCCATCTCGGCGGGCCCGCTGGACGTCAACGGCTGGGGCGTGCTGACGGAATGGGGCTCGCAGATCCTGATGTCCGGCCTGCTGCTGGCGCTGCCCCTCATCACGGTGCTGCTGACCGGCAACCTGGCCATGGGCATCCTGAACCGCACGGTGCCGCAGATGTCGGTGTTCGCGGTGGGCTTCCCCATCAGCCTGACGGTGGGCCTCGTGATCCTGATGGTGGTCCTGCCGCAGACCACGCCCTTCATCGAGCGCATGATCATGAGCGGCTTCGAAACCATGAGCCGCGTCGTGGACGGACTGGCCGGACGCTAG
- the flgJ gene encoding flagellar assembly peptidoglycan hydrolase FlgJ, whose protein sequence is MAMPQYNALPTAGQPLAFDSRSLDSLKHQVTREGGPKSEQQKEVARQFEALFLQMMIKRMREATPRDGMFDSDQTRLAQSMADEQLALELASPGIGLAQAILQQIRANQGGAPDAALDTAPLLAPEVNNSRLPGLTSRLGVDTSQGPNVRGDVAAMIDRLSRGGRPAEAEPVKPPSGAPSHVVDFVNRMAEPARRAANASGVPARLILGQAALESGWGRREILHSDGRPSYNVFGIKATGGWTGKVAEVVTTEYVDGKPQKMVQAFRAYGSYEEAFSDYARLIGNSPRYERVTQARNEVEAAWRIQQAGYATDPNYADKLIGVMGQFGGSV, encoded by the coding sequence ATGGCCATGCCGCAATACAACGCCCTGCCTACCGCCGGCCAGCCCCTGGCCTTCGACTCGCGCAGCCTGGACAGCCTGAAGCACCAGGTCACGCGCGAGGGCGGCCCCAAGAGCGAGCAGCAGAAAGAGGTCGCCCGCCAGTTCGAGGCGCTCTTCCTGCAGATGATGATCAAGCGCATGCGCGAGGCGACGCCGCGCGACGGCATGTTCGACAGCGATCAGACGCGGCTGGCCCAGTCCATGGCCGACGAGCAGCTGGCGCTGGAGCTGGCATCGCCTGGCATCGGCCTGGCCCAGGCCATCCTGCAGCAGATCCGCGCGAACCAGGGTGGGGCGCCTGACGCCGCCCTGGACACTGCGCCGTTGCTGGCGCCCGAAGTCAACAATTCCCGCCTGCCTGGCCTGACTTCCCGGCTGGGCGTGGACACCTCGCAAGGCCCCAACGTGCGCGGCGACGTCGCCGCGATGATCGATCGCCTGTCGCGCGGCGGCCGCCCGGCGGAAGCCGAGCCGGTGAAGCCGCCTTCGGGCGCGCCTTCCCATGTGGTGGATTTCGTCAACCGTATGGCGGAGCCGGCGCGCCGCGCCGCCAACGCCTCGGGCGTGCCGGCCCGCCTGATCCTGGGCCAGGCTGCCCTGGAGTCGGGTTGGGGCAGGCGCGAGATCCTGCACAGCGATGGACGTCCCAGCTACAACGTCTTCGGTATCAAGGCCACGGGTGGCTGGACCGGCAAGGTGGCCGAAGTGGTCACGACGGAATATGTCGACGGCAAGCCCCAGAAGATGGTGCAGGCCTTCCGTGCCTATGGCTCCTATGAAGAGGCATTCTCGGACTATGCCCGCCTCATCGGCAACAGCCCGCGCTACGAGCGCGTGACGCAGGCGCGCAACGAAGTCGAGGCAGCCTGGCGCATCCAGCAGGCGGGTTATGCCACCGACCCCAACTACGCGGACAAGCTGATCGGCGTCATGGGGCAGTTCGGCGGCTCGGTCTAG
- the flgL gene encoding flagellar hook-associated protein FlgL: MRISTTQLFRTGIDTMNAQQSDLMHLFQQIGTGRRLVSPADDPLASSQTINIAQTESMNLRYATNRNVANQNLALAENTLDSVTRAMQDVRTTIVQAGNIYTDTDRASLANVLRVARENLLSQANATDGNGQYLFSGHRGDTQPYSLDEATGVVTYHGDTGSRLIQVDQTRQMDSAHVGSDIFNRASPGSQIYLTSSNAANNGTGLISTPQVTDPTHANAGMNFRVDFAGDPLEYTVTVIDPATNAETTGAPVAYTGGGTLDLGGVNIKLTGTPVAGDSFRADQVQNADVDLFKSLDDVIKALETPADGDPVAQARLNNVLASVSQRLAVNYDNILTVRAAGGTRMAELDSLDANGNLRNLNYKEQLSSLENVDYYSASSQLTLRQAALEAATLAFRKIQNTSLFATQN, translated from the coding sequence ATGCGTATCAGCACGACTCAATTGTTCCGTACCGGCATCGACACGATGAATGCCCAGCAGTCCGACCTGATGCATCTGTTCCAGCAGATCGGCACGGGCCGCCGCCTGGTGTCGCCGGCTGACGATCCCCTGGCGTCGTCGCAGACGATCAACATCGCTCAGACCGAGTCGATGAACCTGCGTTACGCGACCAATCGCAACGTGGCCAACCAGAATCTGGCGCTGGCGGAAAACACGCTGGATTCGGTGACGCGCGCGATGCAGGATGTCCGCACGACGATCGTCCAGGCAGGCAACATCTATACCGATACCGACCGCGCCTCGCTCGCCAACGTGCTGCGCGTTGCCCGCGAGAACCTGCTGTCGCAGGCCAATGCCACCGACGGCAACGGCCAGTACCTGTTCTCGGGCCATCGTGGCGACACCCAGCCGTACTCGCTCGACGAGGCGACCGGCGTGGTGACCTATCACGGCGACACCGGCTCGCGTCTCATCCAGGTCGACCAGACCCGCCAGATGGACAGCGCCCACGTCGGTTCGGACATCTTCAACCGTGCCTCGCCGGGATCGCAGATCTACCTGACCTCGTCCAACGCCGCCAACAACGGCACGGGCCTGATCAGCACGCCGCAGGTGACCGACCCCACGCATGCCAACGCCGGCATGAACTTCCGCGTGGACTTCGCGGGCGATCCCCTGGAATACACGGTCACCGTGATCGATCCCGCCACGAATGCCGAGACGACGGGTGCGCCCGTCGCCTACACCGGCGGCGGCACGCTCGACCTGGGCGGTGTGAACATCAAGTTGACCGGCACGCCGGTGGCCGGCGACAGCTTCCGGGCGGATCAAGTCCAGAACGCCGACGTGGATCTGTTCAAGTCGCTGGATGATGTCATCAAGGCCCTGGAAACGCCGGCCGACGGTGACCCCGTCGCCCAGGCCCGTCTGAACAACGTGCTGGCGTCGGTGTCGCAGCGCCTGGCCGTCAACTACGACAACATCCTGACCGTGCGCGCCGCGGGCGGCACGCGCATGGCCGAGCTGGACTCGCTGGATGCCAATGGCAACCTGCGCAACCTGAACTACAAGGAACAGCTGTCCAGCCTGGAAAACGTGGATTACTACTCCGCGTCGTCGCAGCTCACCCTGCGCCAGGCCGCGCTGGAAGCTGCCACGCTGGCCTTCCGCAAGATCCAGAACACCAGCCTTTTCGCCACCCAGAACTGA
- a CDS encoding methyl-accepting chemotaxis protein produces the protein MFSNLKVRTGLLLVLSFMSILALGVTVLGWYSVKGGSADIKNLERVSLHQLQDVRKAYVGVLRAVIRIDSSINAISAQTARTEAQAATTLLADARKSFASYQGSPKLTENARQVETALARDFAAYAASVENMGQAAAANDQAKYLQIKTQDATQASAALIRSLDAFETYANGRSDSFVTASEQRARMMDIVLVALAVLIVLSIVGSYMFLNRQLLRPLQRAGNLFDRIAAGDLTQRVEARSNNEIGQLFAALRRMQESLTRTVTAVRTGVDEINVGAREISAGNTDLSSRTEQQAASLEETAASMEQLAGTVRQNADNARQANQLAASSMEVAQRGGSAVSEVVGTMQEISASSKKISEIVSVIDGIAFQTNILALNAAVEAARAGEQGKGFAVVAGEVRSLAQRSAQAAKEIKGLIEDSVSKVGAGSQQVERAGATMQEIVQSVKRVTDIMGEISAASQEQSTGIEQVNRAVTQMDEVTQQNAALVEEAAAAAGSLQEQAVKLAEAVAVFRVQGGGEVIDVRSRQIGASRQAPRVGVSNERPPEHKPAAVAAPAPAPAEPEQPPAQPPRKRPVALPSATAAPAAARPAAVRPATTGHSASAGAKPAAQPLTPRAGRSKPAAGAAASHAATPAASTERPAARREAPPAAEPMLRPSATRRHQPAEDDWESF, from the coding sequence ATGTTCTCCAACCTCAAAGTCCGGACCGGCCTGCTGCTGGTTCTGTCGTTCATGTCCATTCTGGCGCTGGGCGTCACGGTATTGGGCTGGTACAGCGTCAAGGGTGGCAGTGCGGACATCAAGAACCTGGAGCGCGTGTCGCTGCATCAGCTCCAGGACGTGCGCAAGGCCTATGTCGGCGTGCTGCGCGCGGTGATCCGCATCGACTCCTCGATCAACGCCATCAGCGCGCAGACCGCGCGCACCGAAGCCCAGGCGGCCACCACGCTGCTGGCCGACGCGCGCAAGAGTTTCGCCAGCTATCAAGGCTCGCCCAAGCTGACGGAAAACGCCAGGCAGGTCGAGACCGCGCTGGCGCGCGATTTCGCTGCCTATGCCGCGTCGGTGGAGAACATGGGCCAGGCCGCGGCGGCCAATGACCAGGCAAAATACCTGCAGATCAAGACGCAGGACGCCACGCAGGCCAGCGCCGCGCTGATCCGTTCGCTGGACGCCTTCGAAACCTACGCCAACGGACGCAGCGACAGCTTCGTCACCGCGTCGGAGCAGCGTGCCCGGATGATGGACATCGTGCTGGTGGCGCTGGCGGTGCTTATCGTGCTGAGCATCGTGGGCTCGTACATGTTCCTGAACCGCCAGCTGCTTCGTCCGCTGCAGCGCGCGGGCAACCTGTTCGATCGCATTGCCGCAGGCGACCTGACGCAGCGCGTGGAAGCGCGTTCCAACAATGAAATCGGCCAGCTGTTCGCCGCGCTGCGCCGCATGCAGGAAAGCCTGACGCGCACCGTGACGGCCGTGCGCACGGGCGTGGATGAAATCAACGTGGGCGCGCGTGAGATCTCGGCCGGCAACACCGACCTGAGCAGCCGCACCGAGCAGCAGGCCGCCTCGCTGGAAGAAACCGCCGCCAGCATGGAACAGTTGGCCGGCACCGTGCGCCAGAACGCCGACAATGCCCGCCAGGCCAACCAGCTGGCTGCCAGCAGCATGGAAGTCGCCCAGCGCGGCGGTTCGGCCGTGTCGGAAGTGGTCGGCACGATGCAGGAAATCTCCGCCAGCTCGAAGAAGATCTCGGAAATCGTGTCAGTCATCGACGGCATTGCGTTCCAGACCAACATCCTGGCGCTGAACGCGGCGGTGGAAGCCGCGCGTGCGGGCGAGCAGGGCAAGGGCTTCGCGGTGGTGGCGGGCGAAGTGCGCTCGCTGGCGCAGCGCAGCGCGCAGGCGGCCAAGGAAATCAAGGGCCTGATCGAAGACTCGGTCAGCAAGGTGGGCGCGGGCTCGCAGCAGGTCGAACGCGCTGGCGCGACCATGCAGGAGATCGTGCAGTCGGTCAAGCGCGTGACGGACATCATGGGCGAGATCTCGGCGGCCTCGCAAGAGCAGTCGACCGGCATCGAGCAGGTGAACCGTGCGGTCACGCAGATGGACGAAGTGACGCAACAGAACGCCGCGCTGGTGGAAGAAGCCGCCGCCGCCGCGGGCTCGCTGCAGGAGCAGGCGGTCAAGCTTGCCGAAGCCGTGGCCGTGTTCCGCGTGCAGGGCGGTGGCGAAGTCATCGACGTGCGCAGCCGCCAGATCGGTGCGTCGCGCCAGGCGCCGCGCGTGGGCGTCAGCAACGAACGCCCGCCGGAGCACAAGCCCGCCGCCGTCGCGGCCCCGGCTCCGGCTCCGGCCGAACCCGAACAGCCGCCTGCACAACCGCCGCGCAAGCGTCCCGTCGCGCTGCCGTCCGCGACAGCGGCGCCTGCCGCCGCGCGTCCGGCTGCCGTGCGTCCCGCCACCACGGGCCATTCCGCCTCGGCTGGCGCGAAGCCGGCAGCACAGCCGCTCACGCCGCGCGCAGGGCGCAGCAAGCCGGCGGCGGGTGCCGCCGCCAGCCATGCCGCCACGCCCGCTGCCAGCACCGAACGTCCTGCCGCGCGCCGTGAGGCGCCGCCCGCCGCCGAACCGATGTTGCGCCCGTCAGCCACGCGCCGTCACCAGCCCGCGGAAGACGATTGGGAGTCGTTCTGA
- a CDS encoding methyl-accepting chemotaxis protein, producing MTTHAEHTPAPEKRNAKAKKPVAAKTRRGSLRDVRVGSLIMLVLGLFTLMIAGVGALAAFFLDQNAKDLNYQASLTQRYNQVQVINSNMLEARVGLMVAARFQQESGAGMATAQDATNALNDAKKRLDSVRESFSDFQKNMLEDEAGRQVSMNLVRRYRAYLDDGVDTMVEALASQDYSTFYMVNTQYGTPRSAAFVEAIRAFSDYIDREQAKIAEQAQRNFQIGLAAVGASVVLAILLMILMRVVFGRVIVKPLVRAGHLFDRIAAGDLTQRVDNRSNNEIGQLFAALRRMQESLTRTVAAVRHGVDEINVGAREISAGNTDLSSRTEQQAASLEETAASMEELAGTVRQNADNARQANQLAASSMEVAHRGGAAVSEVVGTMQAISASSKKISEIVSVIDGIAFQTNILALNAAVEAARAGEQGKGFAVVAGEVRSLAQRSAQAAKEIKGLIEDSVSKVGAGSQQVERAGATMQEVVQSVKRVTDIMGEISAASQEQSTGIEQVNRAVTQMDEVTQQNAALVEEAAAAAGSLQEQAVKLAEAVAVFRLQGGEVIDVRAQLGAQRPSPGADDGMPALAGA from the coding sequence ATGACAACGCACGCAGAACATACGCCAGCCCCCGAGAAGCGGAACGCCAAGGCCAAGAAGCCCGTCGCGGCCAAGACACGCCGGGGGAGTTTGCGTGACGTGCGTGTCGGCTCCCTGATAATGTTGGTGCTGGGCCTGTTCACGCTGATGATCGCGGGCGTGGGCGCATTGGCTGCCTTCTTCCTGGACCAGAACGCCAAGGACCTGAACTACCAGGCCAGCCTGACCCAGCGTTACAACCAGGTGCAGGTGATCAACAGCAACATGCTTGAGGCCCGCGTGGGCCTGATGGTCGCGGCACGTTTCCAGCAGGAATCCGGCGCCGGCATGGCCACCGCGCAAGACGCCACGAACGCGCTCAATGACGCGAAGAAGCGCCTGGATTCCGTGCGCGAAAGCTTTAGCGATTTCCAGAAGAACATGCTGGAAGACGAGGCGGGCCGCCAGGTGTCCATGAACCTGGTGCGCCGCTACCGCGCTTACCTGGACGATGGCGTCGACACGATGGTGGAGGCCCTGGCCAGCCAGGACTATTCGACCTTCTACATGGTCAACACGCAGTACGGCACGCCGCGCAGCGCGGCATTCGTCGAGGCCATTCGCGCCTTCTCGGACTACATCGACCGCGAGCAGGCCAAGATCGCCGAACAAGCCCAGCGCAACTTCCAGATCGGCTTGGCTGCCGTGGGCGCCTCGGTCGTGCTGGCGATCCTGCTGATGATCCTGATGCGCGTCGTGTTCGGCCGCGTGATCGTCAAGCCGCTGGTGCGCGCCGGCCATTTGTTCGACCGCATCGCGGCGGGCGACCTGACGCAGCGCGTGGACAATCGCTCCAACAACGAAATCGGCCAGCTGTTCGCCGCGCTGCGCCGCATGCAGGAAAGCCTGACCCGCACCGTGGCTGCCGTGCGCCATGGCGTGGATGAAATCAACGTGGGCGCGCGTGAAATCTCGGCCGGCAACACCGACCTGAGCAGCCGCACCGAGCAGCAGGCCGCCTCGCTGGAAGAAACTGCCGCCAGCATGGAAGAGTTGGCCGGCACCGTGCGCCAGAACGCCGACAACGCCCGCCAGGCCAACCAGCTGGCTGCCAGCAGCATGGAGGTCGCGCATCGCGGTGGCGCGGCCGTGTCGGAAGTGGTCGGCACGATGCAGGCCATCTCCGCCAGCTCGAAGAAGATCTCGGAAATCGTGTCGGTCATCGACGGCATTGCGTTCCAGACCAACATCCTGGCGCTGAACGCGGCGGTGGAAGCCGCCCGCGCCGGCGAACAGGGCAAGGGCTTCGCGGTGGTGGCGGGCGAAGTGCGCTCGCTGGCGCAGCGCAGCGCGCAGGCGGCCAAGGAAATCAAGGGCCTGATCGAAGACTCGGTCAGCAAGGTGGGCGCGGGCTCGCAGCAGGTCGAGCGCGCTGGCGCGACCATGCAGGAGGTCGTGCAGTCGGTCAAGCGCGTGACGGACATCATGGGCGAGATCTCGGCGGCCTCGCAGGAGCAGTCGACCGGCATCGAGCAGGTGAACCGTGCGGTCACGCAGATGGATGAAGTGACGCAACAGAACGCCGCGCTGGTGGAAGAAGCCGCCGCCGCCGCGGGCTCGCTGCAGGAGCAGGCGGTCAAGCTTGCCGAAGCCGTGGCCGTGTTCCGCCTGCAAGGCGGTGAAGTGATCGACGTGCGTGCCCAGCTGGGGGCGCAACGTCCAAGCCCGGGTGCCGATGACGGCATGCCCGCACTGGCTGGCGCCTAG